From a single Aricia agestis chromosome 17, ilAriAges1.1, whole genome shotgun sequence genomic region:
- the LOC121735428 gene encoding uncharacterized protein LOC121735428 isoform X1 — translation METFSELEKIAISVLGRWYEETQMRKAQESKLKFVQDLIIKEHRDRCAIEDEWRKRAQRVSAMGRSSTDSETEIERSGNNFNQNIVCSPKICTPQSSSESNKFHWTHDVKPDDARFHEKLRISDFEVHAGNVRSPASIEILKSPPYKRTPQKSRKVLTPVNKIIKTEVTSCYKTSKVTPVTPAKNKENMVAIGSGRTLIPKHVYDSLDWNSYTSVTRKLLQATFTRETLSTHSLSGRPSPAFAHKPVKKQLNRVIIEDIVATVSKNCRIQEKFVRTCITVKCADEAKMLRLRRGHRGADC, via the exons atggaAACATTTAGCGAGCTAGAAAAGATAGCAATAAGTGTTTTAGGAAGGTGGTACGAGGAAACACAAATGAGAAAAG ccCAAGAGTCGAAATTGAAGTTTGTTCAGGATTTAATAATAAAGGAGCATCGAGATAGATGTGCTATAGAAGATGAGTGGAGGAAAAGAGCTCAACGCGTATCG GCGATGGGACGCAGCAGTACAGATAGTGAAACAGAAATTGAAAGAAGTGGAAATAACTTCAATCAG AATATTGTCTGTTCTCCGAAGATATGCACACCTCAGTCAAGCTCTGAGAGTAACAAATTCCACTGGACCCACGATGTGAAACCTGATGACGCGAGATTCCACGAGAAACTTCGTATTTCAGACTTCGAAGTACACGCAGGAAACGTACGATCTCCAGCA tctaTTGAAATTCTCAAATCACCACCATACAAGCGGACACCACAAAAATCAAGAAAAGTGCTTACGCCTGTAAACAAGATCATAAAGACG GAAGTTACAAGTTGTTACAAAACCAGTAAAGTTACGCCTGTTACTCCCgccaaaaataaagaaaacatg GTTGCCATTGGGAGCGGCAGAACCCTGATTCCTAAACATGTGTATGATAGTCTGGACTGGAATTCATACACCAGTGTTACTCGCAAGCTATTGCAAGCGACTTTTACAAGAGA aacTTTGTCTACGCACAGTCTCAGTGGCAGACCTTCGCCGGCATTTGCTCATAAGCCAGTAAAAAAGCAGTTGAACAGAGTTATAATAGAAGATATTGTGGCGACTGTATCCAAAAATTGTCGGATTCAAGAAAAATTTGTACG gacATGCATCACCGTCAAATGTGCCGATGAAGCCAAAATGCTCCGACTCCGAAGAGGTCATCGTGGTGCTGACTGCTAG
- the LOC121735428 gene encoding uncharacterized protein LOC121735428 isoform X2, with the protein METFSELEKIAISVLGRWYEETQMRKAQESKLKFVQDLIIKEHRDRCAIEDEWRKRAQRVSNIVCSPKICTPQSSSESNKFHWTHDVKPDDARFHEKLRISDFEVHAGNVRSPASIEILKSPPYKRTPQKSRKVLTPVNKIIKTEVTSCYKTSKVTPVTPAKNKENMVAIGSGRTLIPKHVYDSLDWNSYTSVTRKLLQATFTRETLSTHSLSGRPSPAFAHKPVKKQLNRVIIEDIVATVSKNCRIQEKFVRTCITVKCADEAKMLRLRRGHRGADC; encoded by the exons atggaAACATTTAGCGAGCTAGAAAAGATAGCAATAAGTGTTTTAGGAAGGTGGTACGAGGAAACACAAATGAGAAAAG ccCAAGAGTCGAAATTGAAGTTTGTTCAGGATTTAATAATAAAGGAGCATCGAGATAGATGTGCTATAGAAGATGAGTGGAGGAAAAGAGCTCAACGCGTATCG AATATTGTCTGTTCTCCGAAGATATGCACACCTCAGTCAAGCTCTGAGAGTAACAAATTCCACTGGACCCACGATGTGAAACCTGATGACGCGAGATTCCACGAGAAACTTCGTATTTCAGACTTCGAAGTACACGCAGGAAACGTACGATCTCCAGCA tctaTTGAAATTCTCAAATCACCACCATACAAGCGGACACCACAAAAATCAAGAAAAGTGCTTACGCCTGTAAACAAGATCATAAAGACG GAAGTTACAAGTTGTTACAAAACCAGTAAAGTTACGCCTGTTACTCCCgccaaaaataaagaaaacatg GTTGCCATTGGGAGCGGCAGAACCCTGATTCCTAAACATGTGTATGATAGTCTGGACTGGAATTCATACACCAGTGTTACTCGCAAGCTATTGCAAGCGACTTTTACAAGAGA aacTTTGTCTACGCACAGTCTCAGTGGCAGACCTTCGCCGGCATTTGCTCATAAGCCAGTAAAAAAGCAGTTGAACAGAGTTATAATAGAAGATATTGTGGCGACTGTATCCAAAAATTGTCGGATTCAAGAAAAATTTGTACG gacATGCATCACCGTCAAATGTGCCGATGAAGCCAAAATGCTCCGACTCCGAAGAGGTCATCGTGGTGCTGACTGCTAG
- the LOC121735427 gene encoding uncharacterized protein LOC121735427 — translation MLLLVQYIDSEFPDYDIVNKSRLLKIKHDKKNIKLVRSESDQSVHRAIVIQESEHEFRLKVVKDMLLKQHRAKRVPKMEWRKKAEGAAITKISSSRVCYSSTDSDTDSEIVVSSKGRKTNSIEVKNEITNSINCSPIHEAQSGSDSCMEFSGSPSIKSTSTPYPGINTSTSTVSQVECTDREVQTRPDRMTKMLEEIVTNGQQVQEEMIAVLKMFEEHKNFPGSPNSSPEIRQMRKRITNSKKNSPDSSDNSSAHKKVIVENAERVRQNILKVLNIFSELESYPVANLYKEKKEKYVSSDEMVSDPVDVTSNDDDSDYVVD, via the exons ATGTTGCTACTAGTGCAATACATTGATAGTGAATTTCCCGACTATGATATCGTTAATAAGTCacgtttattaaaaattaaacatgataagaaaaatattaaattggtgCGTTCCGAAAGTGATCAAAGTGTTCACCGTGCGATTGTTATACAAGAATCtg aacatGAATTTCGACTAAAAGTTGTTAAGGATATGCTTTTAAAACAACACAGAGCTAAACGTGTGCCGAAAATGGAATGGAGGAAGAAAGCCGAAGGAGCTGCG attacCAAAATAAGTAGCAGTCGTGTGTGTTACAGTAGCACAGACAGCGATACGGATAGTGAGATTGTAGTATCCAGCAAAGGCAGAAAAACAAACAGTATAGAAGTgaag AACGAAATAACAAATTCAATTAATTGTTCACCAATACACGAGGCTCAGTCCGGCTCAGACAGCTGTATGGAGTTTTCTGGAAGCCCTAGTATCAAATCTACTAGTACTCCCTACCCAGGTATAAATACAAGTACTTCTACTGTCTCCCAAGTAGAATGCACTGACCGAGAGGTCCAAACAAGACCAGATCGAATGACCAAGATGCTAGAAGAAATAGTGACCAATGGACAGCAAGTTCAAGAAGAGATGATAGcagttttaaaaatgtttgaagAGCATAAGAATTTTCCTGGG AGCCCGAATTCCAGCCCAGAAATACGTCAAATGCGAAAAAGAATTACAAATTCTAAAAAGAACTCACCAGATTCTTCCGATAATTCGAGCGCACATAAAAAAGTCATAGTAGAAAATGCTGAAAGAGTGcgacaaaacattttaaaggtGCTAAATATATTCAGTGAATTAGAATCATACCCTGTAGCAAATTTATATaaagagaaaaaagaaaaatacgtAAGCAGTGACGAAATG gtTTCAGATCCCGTGGATGTTACTAGCAACGATGACGATTCTGACTATGTAGttgattaa
- the LOC121735406 gene encoding U3 small nucleolar RNA-associated protein 14 homolog A, whose protein sequence is MEENDDTDFVASEHDRLVNAITKLDKTQHITKPTRNEPTNVNSEFNLVKNSNKLRLSQVARVLEDTAHHVKIGKRLKSIQKTSKILSKPLEKPQAERVKRATGYQQAKTKLGRWDPVVARNRTVDFVSFPLKKFPSKLEPTKDFLSKMKLKSPLELELEEVDPPPPMEQEEEEEKYPMSYEEMLEQRQNMAKLRAQQSYHAAKAKRQSKIKSKKYHRILKKEKLKQQLKEFEDLQTKNPEEALKKLEELEKARALERHTLRHKNTGKWAKSKLVRAKYDKEVRQQLAEQLSVSRGLTHKTQKAESSDDDADNDENIPDMSLDQDPMNPWMLKKSNKPNVDAEFDFGYKKYLKDKMYKQKAESDSDSEEEQINSENQDINKSITSLKESIKKLSDNKSDAETQEFQEENTKVTQKTVKEKKTKKNMKVTSTSSWIVEPVDSVSFNTNTKQITSEEISSAFETFETKIANKIQSNMKKIKKELSKLEKPTKTKKQKNMKKEDDLEYLKLNQKAKAIIDESLIETNTKEIDDTVENTSTSKLSRILEETEPAAEKAKVDIDPTKFIEVKPKYLNTSIPSGENELDDLDDDEQVVPKVDIEEVFEEDDVVASFRQEKEEEKNKDKPEDIDLTMPGWGSWGGAGVKAPKRKKNRFIAKPAPKFPRRDENKGDVIIHEYKDPKLAAHRVADLPFPFTSVKDYEASIRAPIGNTFIPEQAHRKLIRPSLITKAGTVIEPMDEEELLVHSKKTYNNDRVMKMLGKK, encoded by the exons atggAGGAAAACGACGACACTGATTTTGTTGCGTCAGAACATGACCGCTTAGTGAATGCTATAACAAAACTAGACAAAACACAACATATAACAAAGCCAACGCGAAACGAACCCACAAATGTAAACTCCGAGTTTAATTTGGTGAAGAACTCCAACAAATTAAGGTTGAGTCAGGTTGCGAGAGTTTTAGAAGACACTGCCCACCATGTTAAAATTGGAAAGCGGTTAAAGAGCATTCAAAAGACATCAAAAATCCTATCCAAGCCGCTGGAAAAGCCTCAAGCTGAGCGAGTTAAGAGAGCTACTGGTTACCAGCAAGCAAAGACTAAATTGGGAAGGTGGGATCCAGTTGTAGCTAGAAATCGAACTGTGGACTTCGTTTCATTCCCATTGAAGAAATTTCCATCAAAACTTGAGCCAACTAAAGACTTTCTGTCAAAAATGAAACTTAAATCGCCATTAGAACTAGAACTGGAGGAGGTTGATCCACCTCCACCCATGGAGCAAGAGGAGGAAGAAGAGAAATATCCAATGTCTTATGAAGAAATGCTCGAACAGAGACAAAATATGGCCAAGCTGAGAGCACAACAATCATATCATGCAGCAAAAGCAAAAAgacaaagtaaaattaaaagtaaaaaatatcacaG GATATTGAAAAAAGAAAAACTAAAGCAGCAACTTAAAGAATTTGAAGATTTGCAAACTAAAAACCCAGAGGAAGCTTTGAAAAAACTTGAAGAATTAGAAAAAGCTAGAGCTTTGGAACGTCACACTTTACGTCACAAAAATACTGGCAAATGGGCAAAAAGTAAACTTGTCAGAGCAAAATATGATAAAGAG GTGAGACAGCAGCTGGCAGAACAATTATCTGTGAGTAGAGGCTTAACTCATAAAACTCAAAAAGCTGAGAGTTCAGATGATGATGCTGATAATGATGAGAATATTCCAGATATGTCTCTTGATCAGGATCCTATGAATCCATGGATGTTAAAAAAATCCAACAAACCTAATGTTGATGCAGAATTTGACTTTGGGTACAAAAAGTATCTAAAAGATAAAATGTACAAACAAAAGGCAGAAAGTGACTCAGACTCTGAAGAAGAACAAATTAATAGTGAGAATCAAGATATTAACAAATCAATAACATCTCTTAAGGAGAGCATTAAAAAATTGAGTGATAATAAATCTGACGCTGAAACACAGGAATTTCAGGAAGAAAATACAAAAGTAACCCAGAAGACAGTGAAAGAAAAAAAGACAAAGAAAAATATGAAAGTTACATCTACATCATCATGGATAGTAGAGCCCGTTGATTCTGTATCTTTTAATACGAATACCAAACAAATCACCTCTGAAGAAATATCTTCAGCTTTTGAAACATTCGAAACCAAGATAGCTAACAAAATACAGAGCAACatgaagaaaattaaaaaagaattaaGTAAATTAGAAAAACCAAccaaaacaaagaaacaaaaaaatatgaaaaaagaagatgatttagagtatttaaaattaaatcaaaaggCAAAAGCGATAATAGATGAGAGCTTAATAGAGACTAATACTAAAGAAATTGATGATACTGTAGAAAACACATCAACATCTAAACTATCTAGAATACTTGAAGAAACTGAGCCAGCTGCAGAAAAGGCTAAAGTTGACATAGATCCTACTAAATTTATTGAAGTTaaaccaaaatatttaaatacgagTATACCAAGTGGTGAAAATGAGCTCGATGATTTAGATGATGATGAACAAGTTGTACCAAAAGTAGATATTGAAGAGGTATTTGAAGAAGATGATGTGGTTGCAAGTTTTCGACAAGAGAAAGAAGAAGagaaaaataaagataaacCTGAAGATATTGATCTCACTATGCCTGGTTGGGGATCATGGGGTGGTGCAGGTGTCAAGGCTCCTAAAAGGAAAAAGAACAGATTTATTGCCAAGCCTGCTCCCAAATTCCCAAGGCGTGATGAAAACAAGGGCGATGTTATAATACATGAGTATAAAGATCCTAAATTAGCTGCACATAGAGTGGCCGATCTGCCTTTCCCATTCACTAGTGTGAAAGATTACGAAGCTTCTATTAGAGCACCAATAGGAAACACATTTATACCAGAACAAGCACACAGAAAACTCATCAGACCTAGCTTAATAACAAAGGCAGGTACTGTTATTGAACCGATGGATGAAGAGGAACTTCTTGTACACAGTAAAAAAACATATAACAATGACCGCGTTATGAAAATGTTGGGAAAGAAATAA
- the LOC121735407 gene encoding U6 snRNA-associated Sm-like protein LSm3, translating into MADDGENVAGMTVKEPLDLIRLSLDERIYVKMRNERELRGKLHAYDQHLNMVLGDAEETITTVEIDEETYEEVYRTTKRTIPMLFVRGDGVILVSPPVRVGV; encoded by the exons ATGGCAGATGATGGTGAAAAC gtagCTGGAATGACTGTAAAAGAGCCACTTGACCTAATACGCCTAAGTTTGGATGAAAGAATCTATGTAAAAATGAGAAATGAGCGTGAACTACGCGGCAAACTACAT GCTTATGACCAGCATTTGAACATGGTTCTTGGTGATGCAGAGGAAACTATTACAACAGTAGAAATTGACGAAGAAACATATGAAGAAGTGTACAGGACAACCAAAAGAACAATTCCCATGTTATTTGTCAGAGGTGATGGTGTGATACTTGTGTCTCCACCAGTACGTGTTGGAGTGTAA
- the LOC121735246 gene encoding probable ATP-dependent RNA helicase DDX46: MVRSGRDRDRDRDRRRSHSRSVSPDRKRRRSRSRSRDRTSKTSKRKRSRSRERESKRDRSRDRERDRKSDKRDDKRNGSSSSKSRKKSPDKERDRSKSKEKSTKAEAGDYNIGSADKEEEQSRLEAEMQKRRDRIERWRAERKRKELESAKKEVQKGSIVTNIQTPTSKKWSLEDDSGDEGEDGESKEKQAAEEKKEEEDEIDPLDAYMQEVQQEVRKVNELDQSRGIISVPSAGGTGVVILTGTAKKKVTEEKNKGELIEQNQDGLEYSSEEETENIQDQAANLASKQRKELAKVDHASLDYMPFRKAFYTEVTELARMTPEEVEAYRTELEGIRVKGKGCPKPIRSWAHCGISKKEMDILKKLGFEKPTPIQAQAIPAIMSGRDLIGIAKTGSGKTLAFILPMFRHVLDQPPLEDTDGPISLIMTPTRELCMQIGKDIKKFAKSLGLRVVCVYGGTGISEQIAELKRGAEMIVCTPGRMIDMLAANSGRVTNLRRVTYIVLDEADRMFDMGFEPQVMKIIDNVRPDRQTVMFSATFPRQMEALARRILQKPIEVQVGGRSIVCKDVEQHVAVLEEDAKFFKLLELLGLYSQMGSIIVFVDKQENADSLLKDLMKASYSCMSLHGGIDQFDRDSTIVDFKSGKVKLLVATSVAARGLDVKQLVLVVNYDCPNHYEDYVHRCGRTGRAGNKGYAWTFLTPEQGRYAGDVLRAMELAGAVAPPELRALWDSYKDAQEKDGKKVHTGGGFSGKGFKFDESEAQAASERKKYQKAALGLQDSDDEDVEGDLDQQIETMLAAKKIVKEIKPGVVGAPAAAASADGKLELARRLASRINLAKGLGEHKGATQQAAEAILKGAPSAHTLITAKTVAEQLAAKLNTRLNYQPREEGGEAAEEVFRKYETELEINDFPQQARWRVTSKEALALISEYSEAGITVRGTYVPPGKTPPEGERKLYLAIESSQELAVAKAKSEITRLIKEELLKLQSSAHHMINKARYKVL, translated from the exons ATGGTTAGGAGTGG TCGTGACCGGGATAGGGATCGAGATCGCAGACGGTCACACAGTCGATCCGTAAGTCCAGATCGAAAGAGAAGACGCTCGCGTTCAAGGAGTAGAGACAGAACTTCTAAAACTTCGAAAAGGAAGCGAAGCCGTAGCAGGGAGAGAGAGTCAAAACGAGATCGTAGCAGAGATAGAGAGAGGGACAGAAAAAG TGACAAACGAGATGACAAAAGGAATGGATCCAGTAGTAGTAAATCCAGGAAGAAATCTCCTGATAAGGAGAGGGATAGATCAAAGTCTAAAGAGAAATCAACAAAGGCAGAAGCTGGGGACTACAATATTGGTTCTGCTGACAAG gaaGAAGAGCAAAGTCGTTTGGAAGCTGAGATGCAGAAACGTAGGGACCGAATTGAAAGATGGAGAGCCGAGAGGAAACGCAAGGAACTGGAGTCGGCTAAAAAGGAGGTGCAGAAGGGAAGCatagtaacaaacatccaaacaCCCACTTCTAAGAAATGGTCATTGGAAGATGACTCTGGGGATGAAG GTGAAGATGGTGAATCCAAAGAGAAACAAGCAGCAGAAGAGAAAAAAGAGGAAGAAGATGAAATTGATCCTTTAGATGCTTACATGCAAGAAGTACAGCAG GAGGTACGTAAAGTCAACGAGTTGGACCAGTCCAGGGGCATAATAAGTGTGCCGTCTGCTGGTGGTACAGGTGTGGTGATACTAACAGGAACTGCTAAGAAGAAGGTCACTGAAGAGAAAAATAAAG GTGAGCTTATTGAGCAGAATCAAGATGGCCTCGAATACTCATCAGAAGAGGAGACAGAGAATATACAAGACCAAGCGGCCAATTTGGCTTCAAAACAGAGGAAGGAATTGGCCAAAGTTGACCATGCAAGTTTGGACTATATGCCCTTCAGAAAAGCTTTTTATACTGAG GTCACTGAACTAGCAAGAATGACTCCCGAAGAGGTAGAGGCTTACCGTACTGAGTTAGAGGGTATCAGAGTGAAAGGCAAAGGGTGTCCAAAACCCATCAGATCTTGGGCCCACTGTGGTATTAGTAAAAAGGAGATGGATATACTGAAGAAGCTTGGATTCGAAAAACCGACGCCCATTCAAGCACAAGCTATACCTGCTATTATGTCTGGAAG GGATCTCATTGGTATAGCAAAAACTGGTTCTGGAAAGACTCTTGCATTCATACTGCCTATGTTTAGACACGTTTTGGACCAGCCACCTTTAGAAGACACGGATGGTCCAATTTCACTCATCATGACTCCGACAAGAGAACTATGCATGCAGATCGGAAAGGATATAAAGAAATTCGCCAAGTCTCTGGGATTGAGGGTGGTCTGTGTGTATGGTGGAACTGGTATATCTGAACAG ATAGCGGAGCTGAAACGCGGCGCGGAGATGATAGTGTGCACGCCGGGGCGCATGATCGACATGCTGGCCGCCAACTCCGGCCGCGTCACCAACCTGCGCCGCGTCACCTACATCGTGCTCGACGAGGCCGACCGCATGTTCGACATGGGCTTCGAGCCGCAG GTGATGAAAATAATAGACAATGTGCGTCCTGACCGTCAGACGGTGATGTTCAGTGCGACTTTTCCGCGACAGATGGAGGCGCTCGCTCGACGGATATTACAGAAACCTATTGAAGTGCAG GTCGGTGGTCGCAGCATAGTGTGTAAAGACGTGGAGCAGCATGTAGCCGTGTTGGAAGAAGACGCCAAGTTCTTTAAGCTATTAGAACTCCTCGGGCTATACAGTCAGATGGGCAGCATAATAGTCTTCGTGGACAAGCAGGAGAATGCTGATAGCCTGCTTAAAGACTTGATGAAGGCGTCATATTCCTGCATGAGCTTGCACGGAG gcATTGATCAATTCGACAGGGACTCAACTATCGTGGACTTCAAGTCGGGGAAAGTGAAGCTGCTGGTTGCTACTAGCGTGGCTGCGCGAGGGCTGGACGTTAAACAGCTGGTGTTGGTGGTTAATTACGACTGTCCCAATCATTATGAGGATTATGTGCATAG ATGCGGTCGCACCGGTCGAGCGGGCAACAAGGGCTACGCTTGGACGTTCCTCACGCCCGAGCAGGGTCGGTACGCGGGTGACGTACTCCGAGCTATGGAGTTAGCTGGGGCGGTGGCGCCGCCCGAGTTGAGAGCCCTGTGGGACTCCTATAAGGACGCGCAAGAGAAGGACGGCAAGAAGGTGCATACTGGCGGCGGGTTTAGTGGCAAGG GCTTCAAGTTTGATGAATCCGAAGCGCAGGCGGCATCAGAGCGGAAGAAGTATCAAAAGGCGGCTTTAGGGCTGCAGGACTCCGACGACGAGGACGTGGAGGGAGACCTCGACCAGCAGATTGAGACCATGCTCGCTGCCAAGAAGATCGTTAAGGAGATTAAG CCGGGCGTAGTCGGAGCGCCAGCGGCGGCGGCCAGCGCCGACGGCAAGCTGGAGCTGGCGCGGCGGCTGGCGTCGCGCATCAACCTGGCGAAGGGGTTGGGCGAGCACAAGGGCGCCACGCAGCAGGCCGCCGAGGCGATACTGAAGGGCGCGCCCTCCGCACACACGCTCATCACG GCGAAGACAGTAGCGGAACAGTTAGCCGCTAAACTGAACACGCGGCTCAACTACCAGCCGCGCGAGGAGGGCGGGGAGGCGGCGGAGGAGGTTTTCCGCAAGTACGAGACCGAGCTCGAGATCAACGACTTCCCGCAGCAGGCGCGCTGGCGGGTCACCAGCAAG